The Leptospiraceae bacterium genome includes the window ATAAAAATTATAGAAGAAAATATTACAAAAGATTTAGATATTATTATAGAAACCACACTTGCAGATTTAGACGACTTTTTGGGTGGTTCCGAAAAAAGAGACGATATTACTTTTATCGGGATCGAATTTTTATAGCACAATATCTGCCTTTTTTGGAGTACAAGTCAATTTCTGCTTCTTAGCAATAAAAATATTTTAAGATTGCATTATTTATAAAAGGCGTACCTGCAAAAAGTCGTTTTTTGAAAAAGCAATTGTTCAAAAAGCCAATAAAAGTGCCATTTTCTAGCGTTGTAAAAAGCCCTGAAAGGGGTTTTTGCAGTAGCGTCATAAAAAATATAAAATAAAGACTTGCATATATCAAGTTATCTTTATATATGGCTATAAGGAAATATTAAAAAATCTTACTCTTTCGATGAAAAGAAGCCTAATCCATGAACTAAAAGCGATTTCTGATGAAACAAGGATCAGAATCCTGCATATCTTGTCTTTTGCCTCTTTTAGTGTAAACGAAATCACTGAAATATTGAGTATGGGTCAATCCAGAGTTTCCAGACACCTGAAGATTATGAATGATGCCGGGATATTAGAATCTATTCGAGAGGGAACTTGGGTGTATTATAAAATCAACGAAAATGTACCTGAAAATAATTTTATTAAAGACCTCTCGAGTTTGATTTTATCGCACAAAGAAGAAATCCCAAAAAGAGAAATTGATGAAAAAAACACGGAAAGGTTGCTAAAAAAAAGAGAAGACAGAAAAACCGGCTATTTCAATAAAATTGGAAAAGATTTAGATAGAGTACAAAGCAAGGTTTTAAATCCAAAAATCTATCGCGAAAAAATACTATCCTTTCTTCCCTCGAAAAATAGAATGATAATAGACCTTGGATGTGGGCCCGGAGGACTATTTCCATATCTTCTAAAAAAAAGCGATCGCGTAACCGGAATTGATTCTTCGGTAAAGATGGTCGATGATGCAAATTCTATTTTCGGAGAAAACAAAAATATCAAAGTAATACACAGCTATTTAGAGAAGCTGCCTATTTCGTCTAACTTCTCGGATGCAGTGGTTGCCTCTATGGTTTTGCACCATGTTTCAAATCCGAAGTTCATCATGGATGAGGCCAACAGAATTTTGAAAACGGGTGGGGTATTTTGTATCATTGACTTAAAAAAACACAATTCAGAGTTTATGAGGGATAGTTTTGCCGATCTCTGGCTTGGATTTGAAGAAAATCTTCTTAGCGAATGGTTGAAGATTTCTGGATTCGATATTAAGAAAATCGAAGAAATTCCAACTCAATCTGAATTTAAAATATTAGCAATCAAAGCAATAAAAAAAGGAGGGCGTAATGTCCACAGCAACAAAAGAACAAACACAAAAGTATAAGGTAAAAGATATCGGTCTTGCAGACTGGGGAAGAGAGGAGATCATCCTAGCAGAAAAGGAAATGCCGGGGCTGATGGCAATTCGAAAAGAATTCAAAGGTAAAAAACCTTTGGCGGGTGCAAGAATCGCAGGATCTCTTCACATGACAATTCAGACAGCAGTTCTAATTGAGACGTTAGTTGAGCTTGGTGCAGAAATCAGATGGGCTTCTTGCAATATTTTTTCAACCCAAGACCATGCAGCGGCAGCCATTGCAAAAGCAGGAATTCCTGTATTTGCATGGAAAGGAGAAACAGAAGAAGAATATTGGTGGTGCACAGAGCAAACGCTTTACTTCGATGGCGGCAAAGGCCCAAATATGATTCTCGACGACGGGGGAGACCTAACGTATCATATTCACACTAAACACCCTGACTTATTAAAAGATATAAGAGGGGTTTCCGAAGAAACTACCACAGGTGTAAACCAACTGATGAAAATGATGGCAAAGGGAGAATTAAAAATCCCTGCAATCAATGTGAACGATTCTGTTACAAAATCAAAATTTGACAACCTCTACGGTTGTAGAGAATCTCTTGCAGACGGAATCAAGCGTGCAACGGACGTTATGCTCGCAGGGAAGCTCTGTATTGTTGCGGGATATGGCGATGTAGGGAAAGGATCGGCAGCCTCCCTAAGAAATTTTGGCGCAAGAGTTATCATAACCGAAATCGATCCGATCTGTGCCCTTCAAGCTGCTATGGAAGGCTATCAAGTCCTTCGCATGGAAGATATTGTTGACAAGGCAGATATAGTTGTGACTGCAACCGGAAACAACGACATAGTAACCCTTGAACACATGAAGGCGATGAAAGATGGAGCAATTCTTTGTAACATTGGTCACTTCGATACAGAAATTCAAATGGCAAGACTAAACTCAATGCCGGGAATTCAAAAGAAAGAAATCAAACCTCAAGTGGATAAATATACTTTTCCTGACGGGAAGTCTATCATTGTACTTGCAGAAGGTCGCTTAGTCAATCTCGGATGCGCTACAGGGCATCCTTCTTTTGTGATGAGTAATTCTTTTTCCAACCAAGTTCTCGCTCAAATTGAGCTGTACAACAATACCGATAAATATCCTGTTGGTGTATATAGACTTCCAAAGCACCTTGATGAAAAAGTGGCTGCATTCCATTTAGAACAAATTGGAGTGAGGCTAACTACACTCACTAAAGAACAAGCAGAATATCTTGGTGTTTCGCTTAACGGCCCTTTTAAACCGGAGCATTATAGATACTAAGTTAAAAGTAGTGACTAATTTTTAGCTAAACAAAGTCACTTCCTATTTTAATTAATCTATATGAAGGTGATGCGTTTTCTCTCACTACTTTTTCTTGCCAATGAATTAGTGAGAGAAACAAATCTTTTCGTGTATATTTTATTATTAAATATTTAGAAAATTTTATAACCGGATTAGATAAGAAAATTAATGCAAATTTTTAATTTGAATAAAGAGAAGTTGAAAATTCCTTCGTTGTTAAATTATAAACACACTCTTAAAGTTGGTTTAAAACAATATGCCACACATCGTTACTGAATACTGTTTTCAATGCGAAGCTACAGTTTGTGCTGCTATCTGTCCGATGGCAGCATTTCGAGAAGGTGAAGATATGCTCTATATTTCTCCTGACGATTGTATAGACTGCGGAAACTGTGTATCCGAATGCCCGACTGGAGCTATCTTCCCTGATTACGACTTGCCTAAAAAATTTCATAGCTATATAGAAATAAACGAAGCAGAGTCTAAAAAATATCCAGTAATAAGTTCTGTAAAAAATAAATACAAAAAGGAAAAAACGGAAGCAAAGCATTCCGCATAACGTACAAAATGAAATATTCTAACCCTAATTCAAAAGAACTGATCACATTACTTACAAAACAGATATTAATTTTAGACGGGGCTATGGGAACCATGATTCAAAGGCATAAGCCCACAGAAGAAGATTTTCGCGGGGATTTACTAAAAAACCATCCCTCGCCTTTAAAAGGGAATAACGACCTATTATCTATCACCCGGCCTAATATTATAGAGTCTATCCACTTAGAGTATCTTCGTGCAGGGGCAAATATAATCGAAACAAATACTTTTAGTGCAAACTCAGTTTCTCAAGCCGATTATAAATTAGAGCATTTAGTAGAAAAAATAAATCGAGATTCCGTAAAGTGTGCTAAAAAGGCAATCGAAAATTTTCGGAATGAAAATTCAACCCAACCTTGTTTTATTGCCGGAGCTATCGGACCGACAAACAGAACTGCGTCGATGTCGCCTGACGTAAACAACCCGGCATTTCGCGCAGTTAGCTTTGATGATCTTGTCGAAGCCTACTATGAACAAGTAAAGCCATTAGTAGAAGAGGGGGTTGATCTGCTTTTACCGGAAACAACTTTTGACACTCTAAACTTGAAAGCCGCAATTTATGCGATAGAAAAATATTTTGAAGAAACAAATACCAGAATTCCTGTGAGTCTATCTGTAACGATAACAGACGCTTCCGGTAGAACTCTTTCCGGTCAAACTTTAGAAGCATTTTATAACTCGATACGTCATGCGAAACCGATAAGTATCGGAATCAACTGTGCACTCGGTGCATCCGAAATGAGACCCTATCTACAAGAGCTTTCCGATAAATGTGAATTCTATGTAAGCTGCTACCCAAACGCAGGGTTGCCTAACGCATTTGGGGGATACGACCAAGGCGCAGAAGAATTCGCAAACTATCTAACTGATTTTGCAAAGCATAGCTGGTTAAATATTGCAGGCGGTTGTTGTGGAACAACTCCAGAACACATTCAAGCGGCTGCCAATGCACTAAAAAATTATTCCCCAAGAGTTCCACCGACTATTTTGCATGAAACAAGGCTATCCGGTCTCGAAGCCTTAAACTTAACTGAAGACAAGGGCTTTATATTGGTTGGAGAGAGAACAAACGTTACCGGATCTCCTAAATTCAAAAAACTCATTTTGGAAGAAAATTTTAATGAAGCCCTATCTGTTGCTGCACAGCAGGTAGAAGCAGGAGCCAATATAATTGATATAAATTTTGATGAGGCGCTTTTGGATGGTGAAGCCTCAATGACTAAATTTTTAAACTTAGTAGCCAGCGAGCCTGAAATTTCCAAAGTACCGATAATGATAGACAGTTCCAAGCCAAGCGTGATATACGCCGGACTAAAATGCTTACAAGGAAAAGGAATAGTTAACTCAATCAGCTTAAAAGAAGGAGAAGAAAAATTTTTAGAAGAAGCAAGAGAAATTAAAAAATTTGGAGCAGCTGTAGTTGTCATGGCTTTTGATGAAAAAGGGCAGGCAGCAACCAAAGAAGAGAAAATTAGAATTTGCACAAGGGCGTATAGACTACTCACCGAAAAATGTGGGTATGAGTCTTGTGATATAATTTTTGACCCAAATATTTTAACCGTAGGAACTGGAATAGAAGAGCATAACAATTATGCAAAAGATTTTATAGAAGCCATCCCTGAAATTAAAAAACTTTGCCCTAATGCAAAAATTAGTGGAGGAGTGAGTAATATTTCTTTTTCTTTCAGAGGGAATAATCCGGTTAGAGAAGCTATGCACACTGCATTTTTGTACCATGCTATAAAATCCGGAATGGATATGGCGATAGTTAACGCCGGGATGCTTGGTGTATATGAAGAAATACCAAAAGACCTACTCGAAAAAGTGGAAGATGTACTACTGAATAGAAAATCTGACTCTACAGAAAAGTTAATCGACTTTGCATCCGGTTTTAAAGGAGAAGAAAAATCCAAAGAAAAAGAAATTCTTTGGAGAAAAGAAAGCGTTGAATCCCGCCTAACGCATTCTCTTGTAAAAGGAATTACTGATTTTATCGACCTAGACACTGAAGAAGCAAGAGCAAAATACAATCGACCGCTTGACGTAATCGAAGGGCCTCTAATGGACGGGATGAAGGTAGTGGGGGAGTTGTTTGGAGCAGGAAAAATGTTTTTGCCTCAAGTAGTAAAAAGTGCAAGAGTAATGAAAAAAGCAGTAGCTTACCTTCTTCCTTTTATGGAAAAAGAAAAATCGGAAGGTGTCGGACGGCCAAAATTTTTAATCGCAACGGTAAAAGGAGACGTGCACGATATTGGAAAAAATATTGTTGGGGTAGTTCTTGCCTGTAATAATTATGAAGTGATTGACTTAGGTGTAATGGTTCCTTCTGAAAAAATTTTAGAAGAAGCAAGAAAGCAAAATGTAAACGCTATCGGAGTCTCAGGCCTTATTACTCCTTCTCTCGATGAGATGGTTCACGTTGCAAAAGAAATGAAAAGAGAAAACTTTTCCATCCCACTTTTCATTGGTGGAGCTACTACAAGTCCAATCCATACAGCAGTAAAAATTGCAGAAGAGTATTCGCCTGTTGTGCATGTACTCGATGCATCGAGAGTTGTAGAAGTAGTCAATAATTTACTAAATCCAGATACAAAAAAATCTTTTATAGAAACAGTGGCTCAAGATCAAGAAAAGATTCGTAAGGACTACTACGACAAAAAAATAGATAGAAAACTACTTAGTATAACAGATGCAAGAAAAAATGGAGTAAAAACAGATTGGACAAATGCTGATATTCCAACTCCATCGTTTACAGGTTTAAAAATATTTGAAGATATACCACTTTCTGTTCTAAGAGACTACATAGACTGGTCTCCTTTTTTTCATGCTTGGGAATTGAAGGGGCACTATCCCGATATTTTATCTGATGAAAAATTTGGACGACAGGCGAAAGAGTTATTTGAAAATGCACAAACTCTTCTCGATACTATTATCAAAAATAAAATATATTCTGCAAAAGCAATTGTGGGAATGTACCCTGTCAATTCTGTAGGAGATGATATAGAAGTTTATGAAGATTTATCGAGAAATAAAACAATCGCAACATTCCACACTCTTCGTCAACAAATGATTAAACCAGAAGGTCAATTCAATAATTCACTTTCTGATTATATTGCTCCTAAAAACTCTAATCGAATTGATTATCTCGGTTGCTTTGCTGTAAGCGCCGGATTTGGAGTAGAAGAATTTGCAGATAGCTTCAAGAAAAAATTAGACGACTACAACGCTATCTTAGCAAAAGCGTTAGGCGACAGACTTGCTGAGTCTTTAGCAGAATATATGCACAAAGTTATCCGAGATGAGTGGGGTTATGGAAAAGAAGAAAATCTAACCAAAGAAGACCTCATTAGAGATAAGTACAGAGGGATCCGACCCGCAGCGGGCTACCCTGCATCCCCGGATCATACAGAAAAAAGAATTCTCTTCAATTTACTCCAAGCAGAAAAAAACGTAGGGATAAAACTATCTGAAAATTTTGCAATGATCCCTCCAAGTTCTGTGAGTGGACTATATTTTTCTCATCCTGAGTCAAAATATTTTGCAATCGGTAAGGTTGGAAAAGATCAGATTGAAGACTATGCAAAAAGAAAAAATATGAGTGTAGTGGAAGTCGAAAAATGGCTCGCACCACAAATCGACTACAAGTAAAATTCTTTACAAGTAATTTGAATTTAGAAAAAATAGAATTATTGGAGAATAATTTATGGTAACTGTAAAAACAAACCTATTTACCGCAGCAAAGATCGCACAAGAATTAGGTGTTTCTGACACAAAAGGAAAAAAATCATCAAAGAATTAAATATAGAGCCTGCCGAAAAAAAGGGAGTTTGTAATTACTATTCCAAAGATGTGATTGCTAAAGTAAAAAAAGCAATTGCATAGTTCGACTCATTGTTCGGAAAAATTTTACAAAACAGAATAATTCAAATCTCTTTTCAATCGTTAAAAAATATTCTAAATATTTTTCCAGATATTGATAATAAACTTTTCTTTTTAAAAAAGTGAATCTTAGTATTGATAGTATCTGTTCTGAATGTAATTTCAGAATAAAGGGGAGCAATAACGTAATTTTCATACAAATTCGGATATTGTTTACTTTCGTCCACAACTCCATTTTTAAAGGCTTCCAATACTTTAGTAATGATTCGCTTTTCCTCCCTCGACAGTAAGTCCTCGTATTCTTTTATAAGGATCAGTAAAAATCCACCAACGCCATTCGAGATCAATTTTGGCTCTACCTCTAAATAACCATCCTCTTTCATCTTTACGATTATTTCATTCAATAAATGAGGGTAGGGGCTATCCTCAAGATGAATGTACTTTTGATCTGTGATTACACTTGAATGCCTTTGAAAATATGCCCCTTCACAATAGTACAATAACTTAGAAAGTTCAACCCTCCCTCTTCCTTGAGAAGACTTTTTTAAAATAAAAGAAATGACAGATGACAATTTTTCAGAAGACATAAAATTAACCTATGATAATTACAAACAAAATCCCCAATATTCCTTATTCAAGATACGACAAAATTCAAAACTTTCTAAGAAAAAAAAGAAGGGAAATTCTTATTTTTTTGGAACATAGTTCTTGTATCACTGCCGGAATCAATTATAAAATCGAAAACCTATTAGTCAAAGAGGATTTTTTAAAAGAAAAAAAAATAGATCTATTTTTTTTAAAAAGAGGAGGGGACTTTACGGCTCACGAAAAAGGGCAGCTAGTAATTTATCCGCATATCGACCTAAAGAAAAGGAATTTACACATTACAAATTTTCTAAAAGTTTTTATAGACTCCATTCAAGTTGCAATTTTTCAAACTTGGAAACTACAAACTGTTTACAATGAAGCTGACCCCGGTTTATACATCCAAGAAAACCCAAAAAAAAAGATAGTATCTATTGGGGTTAGTTTCAAATCTTTTTTTACAAGTTTTGGTGCTGCAATAAATATCCAAAATAATTTAGAAATTTTTTCCTATATCAATCCTTGCGGAAAAGACAGCAAAGATATAGTTTCAATCAAAAGTCTTGGTTTGGATTACCAGAAAGAAAATGCTTTAATCAAAAATTTTACCGAAAAGTTCTTGCAGAAAATAGAAGAAAGACATTGGTTGAGCTAATGAGTTTAAAAGTAGAAACTTTTCCTGTGTACCCACTCGGTTGCAATTGCTCCATTGTTTATGACGAATCGGACAAAGAAGCAATCGTAATAGACCCTGGAGGGGAAGAGTTAAAAATTCTAGATTTTTTAAAAAATAATAA containing:
- a CDS encoding metalloregulator ArsR/SmtB family transcription factor, with the translated sequence MKRSLIHELKAISDETRIRILHILSFASFSVNEITEILSMGQSRVSRHLKIMNDAGILESIREGTWVYYKINENVPENNFIKDLSSLILSHKEEIPKREIDEKNTERLLKKREDRKTGYFNKIGKDLDRVQSKVLNPKIYREKILSFLPSKNRMIIDLGCGPGGLFPYLLKKSDRVTGIDSSVKMVDDANSIFGENKNIKVIHSYLEKLPISSNFSDAVVASMVLHHVSNPKFIMDEANRILKTGGVFCIIDLKKHNSEFMRDSFADLWLGFEENLLSEWLKISGFDIKKIEEIPTQSEFKILAIKAIKKGGRNVHSNKRTNTKV
- the metH gene encoding methionine synthase, giving the protein MTYKMKYSNPNSKELITLLTKQILILDGAMGTMIQRHKPTEEDFRGDLLKNHPSPLKGNNDLLSITRPNIIESIHLEYLRAGANIIETNTFSANSVSQADYKLEHLVEKINRDSVKCAKKAIENFRNENSTQPCFIAGAIGPTNRTASMSPDVNNPAFRAVSFDDLVEAYYEQVKPLVEEGVDLLLPETTFDTLNLKAAIYAIEKYFEETNTRIPVSLSVTITDASGRTLSGQTLEAFYNSIRHAKPISIGINCALGASEMRPYLQELSDKCEFYVSCYPNAGLPNAFGGYDQGAEEFANYLTDFAKHSWLNIAGGCCGTTPEHIQAAANALKNYSPRVPPTILHETRLSGLEALNLTEDKGFILVGERTNVTGSPKFKKLILEENFNEALSVAAQQVEAGANIIDINFDEALLDGEASMTKFLNLVASEPEISKVPIMIDSSKPSVIYAGLKCLQGKGIVNSISLKEGEEKFLEEAREIKKFGAAVVVMAFDEKGQAATKEEKIRICTRAYRLLTEKCGYESCDIIFDPNILTVGTGIEEHNNYAKDFIEAIPEIKKLCPNAKISGGVSNISFSFRGNNPVREAMHTAFLYHAIKSGMDMAIVNAGMLGVYEEIPKDLLEKVEDVLLNRKSDSTEKLIDFASGFKGEEKSKEKEILWRKESVESRLTHSLVKGITDFIDLDTEEARAKYNRPLDVIEGPLMDGMKVVGELFGAGKMFLPQVVKSARVMKKAVAYLLPFMEKEKSEGVGRPKFLIATVKGDVHDIGKNIVGVVLACNNYEVIDLGVMVPSEKILEEARKQNVNAIGVSGLITPSLDEMVHVAKEMKRENFSIPLFIGGATTSPIHTAVKIAEEYSPVVHVLDASRVVEVVNNLLNPDTKKSFIETVAQDQEKIRKDYYDKKIDRKLLSITDARKNGVKTDWTNADIPTPSFTGLKIFEDIPLSVLRDYIDWSPFFHAWELKGHYPDILSDEKFGRQAKELFENAQTLLDTIIKNKIYSAKAIVGMYPVNSVGDDIEVYEDLSRNKTIATFHTLRQQMIKPEGQFNNSLSDYIAPKNSNRIDYLGCFAVSAGFGVEEFADSFKKKLDDYNAILAKALGDRLAESLAEYMHKVIRDEWGYGKEENLTKEDLIRDKYRGIRPAAGYPASPDHTEKRILFNLLQAEKNVGIKLSENFAMIPPSSVSGLYFSHPESKYFAIGKVGKDQIEDYAKRKNMSVVEVEKWLAPQIDYK
- a CDS encoding 4Fe-4S dicluster domain-containing protein — its product is MPHIVTEYCFQCEATVCAAICPMAAFREGEDMLYISPDDCIDCGNCVSECPTGAIFPDYDLPKKFHSYIEINEAESKKYPVISSVKNKYKKEKTEAKHSA
- a CDS encoding DUF4065 domain-containing protein → MSSEKLSSVISFILKKSSQGRGRVELSKLLYYCEGAYFQRHSSVITDQKYIHLEDSPYPHLLNEIIVKMKEDGYLEVEPKLISNGVGGFLLILIKEYEDLLSREEKRIITKVLEAFKNGVVDESKQYPNLYENYVIAPLYSEITFRTDTINTKIHFFKKKSLLSISGKIFRIFFND
- the lipB gene encoding lipoyl(octanoyl) transferase LipB, giving the protein MIITNKIPNIPYSRYDKIQNFLRKKRREILIFLEHSSCITAGINYKIENLLVKEDFLKEKKIDLFFLKRGGDFTAHEKGQLVIYPHIDLKKRNLHITNFLKVFIDSIQVAIFQTWKLQTVYNEADPGLYIQENPKKKIVSIGVSFKSFFTSFGAAINIQNNLEIFSYINPCGKDSKDIVSIKSLGLDYQKENALIKNFTEKFLQKIEERHWLS
- a CDS encoding adenosylhomocysteinase: MSTATKEQTQKYKVKDIGLADWGREEIILAEKEMPGLMAIRKEFKGKKPLAGARIAGSLHMTIQTAVLIETLVELGAEIRWASCNIFSTQDHAAAAIAKAGIPVFAWKGETEEEYWWCTEQTLYFDGGKGPNMILDDGGDLTYHIHTKHPDLLKDIRGVSEETTTGVNQLMKMMAKGELKIPAINVNDSVTKSKFDNLYGCRESLADGIKRATDVMLAGKLCIVAGYGDVGKGSAASLRNFGARVIITEIDPICALQAAMEGYQVLRMEDIVDKADIVVTATGNNDIVTLEHMKAMKDGAILCNIGHFDTEIQMARLNSMPGIQKKEIKPQVDKYTFPDGKSIIVLAEGRLVNLGCATGHPSFVMSNSFSNQVLAQIELYNNTDKYPVGVYRLPKHLDEKVAAFHLEQIGVRLTTLTKEQAEYLGVSLNGPFKPEHYRY